TCTGCGCGACATGGGCGCGGCTCAGTACATCGTGGCGAGCGACGGCACCGAAATTGAAATTAAGGAAAGCAGCCGCGGCGACGCTTACAACGTCTATGACCGCCGCGTGGACCGCTGTAACTCCGAACTGTCTAAGGTGGTGTTAAATCAAACAATGACTATTGACTCCGGCTCCTCGCTCTCGCAGTCAGAAGTGCACCTTGAAATTTTTGAGCGCACCACCGAAAGCGACGCCACAATGTGCGCCCACATCATCAACGGCCGGCTCCTCCCGCTCATGGTCCTGCACGGCTTCCCGGTCAAGGGCCTGCGCTTCCAGTGGAACAATGCCGCCGCGTTCTCTCCGGCTGAAAACCGCGAAAACCTGCGCCTCGTACTTGAATATTTCAACGTGCCGGGCGAACACATCACCGAAACACTCGGCATCCCGGTGGAGTCTCCGCGCGAAGCCAAAACACAGCCCGACCGTTTTTTCGACTGAGCCGCACCCGGTCGCTTCTGGGAGTGGCCGGGCTGCGGCGCTCATATCTCGCGTTTAACGCCGCTTTGGGCGATTTGTATAGCGACGACCTCCTGCGACTCGCAGACGCGCCAGACAAGCCCGATTTTGACGACACGGCATTTTTTGACGCTGCCGGCATGGTCTATAATGCCGGTGGCTTCGACGCGTCGCAACTTTCCACCCCCGAAGCGCGCCGCCTCATCGCAGAGACTCTCAAGCAGATTAACCGCGC
This genomic stretch from Duncaniella freteri harbors:
- a CDS encoding DUF935 family protein, which produces MLAYWDVFGEIFGMPMRIARVNSLDEAERAKVEASLRDMGAAQYIVASDGTEIEIKESSRGDAYNVYDRRVDRCNSELSKVVLNQTMTIDSGSSLSQSEVHLEIFERTTESDATMCAHIINGRLLPLMVLHGFPVKGLRFQWNNAAAFSPAENRENLRLVLEYFNVPGEHITETLGIPVESPREAKTQPDRFFD